The following proteins are encoded in a genomic region of Thioclava nitratireducens:
- a CDS encoding NAD-dependent succinate-semialdehyde dehydrogenase, whose amino-acid sequence MLKLNDPSLLETRAYVNGEWIETGKTFDVTDPATGELVAKVADLDVDATRAAIEAAHAAKPDWAALTGKERAGYLRRFHDLMMENQDDLAAILTAEMGKPLAEAKGEIAYGASFLEWFAEEAKRVYGDVIPGHQRDKRILVIRQPVGVVGSITPWNFPNAMIARKLAPALAAGCTFVGRPSELTPLSALAMAVLAERAGIPAGVFNIIPGVDAAGMGEELCANPKVAKITFTGSTRVGKILMRQGAETVKKISLELGGNAPFLVFDDADLDAAVDGAMIAKFRNNGQTCVCANRIYVQAGVYDAFAEKLTARLATLRPGNGFEPGVTTGPLINADALAKVEAHIADATEKGAQVAAGGHRSNLGRTFFEPTLLTGVTQQMRVAREETFGPLAPLIRFETEAEAIEMANATEFGLAGYFYARDLARVWRVAEAMETGIVGVNTGLISTEVAPFGGIKQSGLGREGSKYGIEDFTELKYMCLGGIE is encoded by the coding sequence GCCGATCTCGACGTGGACGCCACGCGCGCCGCGATCGAGGCCGCCCATGCCGCGAAACCGGACTGGGCCGCGCTCACCGGCAAGGAGCGCGCGGGCTACCTGCGCCGCTTCCACGACCTGATGATGGAAAATCAGGACGACCTCGCCGCGATCCTGACCGCCGAGATGGGCAAACCGCTCGCCGAGGCCAAGGGGGAGATCGCCTATGGCGCAAGCTTCCTCGAATGGTTTGCCGAAGAGGCCAAGCGCGTCTATGGCGACGTGATCCCCGGCCACCAGCGCGACAAGCGCATTCTCGTGATCCGCCAGCCGGTCGGCGTGGTGGGTTCGATCACGCCGTGGAACTTCCCCAACGCGATGATCGCGCGCAAGCTGGCCCCGGCGCTGGCGGCGGGCTGCACCTTCGTTGGGCGCCCCTCCGAGCTGACGCCGCTTTCAGCCCTCGCGATGGCCGTTCTGGCCGAGCGCGCGGGTATCCCGGCGGGTGTCTTCAACATCATCCCCGGCGTCGATGCGGCGGGCATGGGCGAAGAGCTCTGCGCCAATCCCAAGGTCGCCAAGATTACCTTCACGGGCTCGACCCGCGTGGGCAAGATCCTGATGCGCCAAGGGGCGGAGACGGTGAAGAAGATCAGCCTGGAACTGGGCGGTAACGCGCCATTCCTCGTCTTCGACGACGCCGATCTCGATGCGGCGGTCGATGGCGCGATGATCGCGAAGTTCCGCAATAACGGACAGACCTGCGTCTGCGCGAACCGGATCTACGTGCAGGCCGGCGTCTATGACGCCTTCGCCGAGAAGCTGACCGCGCGGCTTGCGACCCTACGACCGGGCAACGGGTTCGAGCCGGGCGTAACCACCGGGCCGCTCATCAACGCGGACGCGCTCGCCAAAGTCGAGGCGCATATCGCGGACGCGACCGAGAAAGGTGCGCAGGTAGCTGCTGGCGGGCACCGCTCGAACCTGGGGCGCACCTTCTTCGAGCCGACGCTGCTGACCGGCGTGACGCAACAGATGCGGGTCGCGCGCGAGGAGACCTTCGGGCCGCTCGCCCCGCTGATCCGCTTCGAGACCGAGGCCGAGGCGATCGAGATGGCCAACGCGACCGAATTCGGGCTGGCGGGCTATTTCTACGCCCGTGACCTCGCCCGCGTCTGGCGTGTGGCCGAAGCGATGGAGACCGGGATCGTCGGCGTGAATACCGGGCTGATCTCGACCGAGGTAGCCCCGTTCGGCGGCATCAAGCAATCCGGTCTCGGTCGCGAAGGCTCGAAATACGGCATCGAAGATTTCACCGAGCTGAAATACATGTGCCTCGGCGGGATCGAGTGA